In Sebastes umbrosus isolate fSebUmb1 chromosome 7, fSebUmb1.pri, whole genome shotgun sequence, the sequence taaatttgacagccccatttatacatatatatatattaatcaattaatgctGTTAAACTAATGTGTTCACATATTTTAACATATTCTAATATTGTTCAATGCAATACAAAAACGGTGACCCTCGCTCCTGGCTCCTcagcctctctcctctctctttttacgCTACATGTTGCATGgtgcaaaaaatacaaaaatgtgaaaaatctgCCATTGTGGTGAGATCATTTCAACCTGTTTAACAGGAGTCAGTAGTTTCATGAATTTTCTAGAATAAGGTGACATTTTAAATTCTTAGCGATCCCTTATTCTCACACCTATTTCTAAATAAATCTTGaaacaagttgttttctgtCGGAAACAGGTTGAAGTAATGTAACTAGACTGGCAggtttatgaatttatttgacCGATAAGACTTTTAGGACTCAATAAGTACAACTACAATAACCCAGAGGGAATGGTGGTTGGGGGGCGTGGTTATAGGTCACGTGGTTTAGGTGCAGTTAATACAGGTATCCTGTGTGTGAGTCTCTGTCTTCACTTGTGTGGGAAAGCGCACAAACAGGTGTCACAATGTCTTTCGATCTTGGGGATGGTAGGCTCAAATTTATTTTGACTGCATTTAAGAGGAATATCTCGAATGTTATGTTTGTCTCTGTTGACTTAAACAACATTGTTCAAGTCTTGGTTATAGTGAAATTGAAGAGCAACAGGCATTTTTAGGGCAGGTTTTTACTCCTGATAGGTTCATTAATTATCCAATGTATGCTTTagaaactaaatgaaaatgtgtaaacaaatacagtatCAGCCAGATGTATTTGATTTCTGCGGCATAAAGGGCTTTTGTCAATCAGATTTTTGGTGACgataattcagattttttatttcacatttattttcaccTGATTCTTCAAACCTGTTTAGCATCTGTTTCTTTTGCATGTGTGCAGCTGTAGGTGGGAATGAAAAGGTGATGCCGAAGGTGGCTCAGAAGGATGAGTTTGATTGGCCCTGGAAGAAGGATAAGGTAAGAGCTTTGTATGTTGGCATACTGTCAAAGATGCTCATGTAGTTCATAACTGTGGTATGAGTCAACTTATGATTTTAGCTGTTTTTTGACAGCAAGGACAAAAAGTTGCTTCTCTGTTAAATCTGCTTGATCTGTGCGTTTTTGCTGCCAGCTCTTCGGCACAATACACTGCAGCCAACACAATTCTTACTCTACAATGATGAATTCTGACCAACACAATCCTTAAAGACTAAATCaacataattaataatttattcaaAGTCAACTTTTGCCATTTTTTAAGGACAAGTCTGGAAGTAAGGACAAGTCTGGGAGTAAGGACAAGTCTGGAAGTAAGGACAAGTCTGGAAGTAAGGACAAGTGTGGAAGTAAGGACAAGTCTGACAAAAAGGACAAGTCTCACAAAAAGTCAAAGGACGGAGACTGCAAAGACCACAAGAAGAAGGACAAGAAGCATAAGAAGCATAAGGAACATAAGGAAGGGGGAGAAAAATCAGGACactcatcttcatcctcatcctcatcctcatcctcatcttcatcctcatcctccagcAGTGATGAGGTAGGCCCAATGCTGCAGTTATTTTTTAGAGATATCTTGCTAATTAAATTttgatataaaacagttttactCTGGTGAACTAGGCCTTGCTATGTTGGACTTTTGGACAGCCACAGACCGACTTTTATTTCCCCTCAGAGCTCAGTTTGTGAAAGTGTTCCCACGTTATACTTCTGTTTGTAGTTTTCAAGACCTTTTTAAGAGCAAAATGTGATAACATGCAGCTCAACAGATAACATACCTGTCACACTTCATGTCCAAAGTTATCAACTGAATGATTGTCTCGTTGGTGCACGTAGACCATCAACAACAGGTCTTACCTGCAGTGCCAGTGTGACTGCATTTCACCCTCCTGTATGTGTATGTTGGGTCATGTAAAGCTCACGCTATTGTCATAAAGAGCTGTTGTTGTATAAACGCCTCACTGAAAGTGGTCACGCTGCTGTCATACCTGTCATGCTCTGACTAGACTCCATAACATTCCTGCTCCAAAAATGAAAGACATTTAGGTGTTTGTTATTCATGCTGCTGCCACAATGATTCATACATTAAAGATACAGAAGGAGCTGTGGCATTTAAGATGTTATTTAATAAATCATGTGTCCCTTTTCTGCAGTAACAACATTGCCCTTTTTGTCATTTCAGGAATGATGCTTTCTGGGGGACCGGACTGCTCCGTCAGTCTCTTATGATCTTGTCTATTGACAAAAGGACTGCGCAGTAGAACCAACTTTTCTTCCCGTCTTTCCTGTCACAGACtcatgctggtgtgtgtgtctaaacAAAGACCAGCACAAAGTAGATGTTCTGACTTTCCATTAAGTTCTTCTGTCAAGTAAAGAGTGTTTTATTCACCACAAGATGGCagtgttttctattttttaagGTCAGTCGCAGTTGGAAGTCCATGTAAAAGATTACAGGTTTTCTTTGCAATTGCtaaaacacaatttctgaaagTAGGGCCCTCTGTTGAAACATAAAAACCAAAAAACATCTGTATGTTGCTCTGTATATAtctgtatgtttctgtgtactGGTTGTGGAAGCAAATATCCCTCCGGgacaaataaatctaaataaatcaaaatctaAAAATAGTGTTTACACAAAAtactaaatatttatatttaaatgaataTTTAGATATATAATACTTCATTCAAAGCAATATAAACTCTTCTAAAAATGGTATTTTTCCaccaaaactttaaaaacaaacaccaaataAATAGCTCTTTCCACATGCGAACTGCACACTGATCTATTACCAAGAGGCATTTCCAAATGGTGGCATGCTGTAAACATAGACTGTGAACACAAATGCAATggggaaacaaacaaatgtgtttattttcaatGCTCATATACTCATAACAGTAATAGacacaattaattgaattaacTCAAGATACTgtaaacaaaatacatattatTGCAATTATAttcctctaactctctctccaTTATTGGCCTCCATTGTGCACACCAAAGAGCAAACCTGAATCCTATTTAGCCTATAGTGTTCAAGCTCTGATTTCTAAGTGATCTAATTGGttacaggtgttttcacaggtGCATTTTGGGTGCAGGTGATTGATAATTGAGTGTGATATTTCAATGGCAGTGTTAAGCAAGCAAAACACACAGGCGTTTAGTTTTGAATGGTGTGTCTAATGTAGATAACCGTGTGTAGTTATTtacaaaaagtgtgttttagaatttCAAACTTAGAGTAAAGCAGACAATGTGCTTATGGTTTAACGTAATGTGGTCAATAGATATCGGCTACATGAGTTAGTGGTTTCAATAGTTGTGCCAC encodes:
- the LOC119492140 gene encoding protein FAM133-like isoform X2, with amino-acid sequence MSFDLGDAVGGNEKVMPKVAQKDEFDWPWKKDKDKSGSKDKSGSKDKSGSKDKSGSKDKCGSKDKSDKKDKSHKKSKDGDCKDHKKKDKKHKKHKEHKEGGEKSGHSSSSSSSSSSSSSSSSSSSDEE
- the LOC119492140 gene encoding protein FAM133-like isoform X3, with amino-acid sequence MSFDLGDAVGGNEKVMPKVAQKDEFDWPWKKDKDKSGSKDKSGSKDKSGSKDKCGSKDKSDKKDKSHKKSKDGDCKDHKKKDKKHKKHKEHKEGGEKSGHSSSSSSSSSSSSSSSSSSSDEE
- the LOC119492140 gene encoding protein PXR1-like isoform X1, producing the protein MYPVCKSLCSLVWESARGVTMSWNPFSGGDETVKKEEANESFWPWSRDKDEDKKKKDKSGSKDKSGSKDKSGSKDKSGSKDKCGSKDKSDKKDKSHKKSKDGDCKDHKKKDKKHKKHKEHKEGGEKSGHSSSSSSSSSSSSSSSSSSSDEE
- the LOC119492140 gene encoding protein FAM133-like isoform X6 codes for the protein MSFDLGDAVGGNEKVMPKVAQKDEFDWPWKKDKDKSGSKDKCGSKDKSDKKDKSHKKSKDGDCKDHKKKDKKHKKHKEHKEGGEKSGHSSSSSSSSSSSSSSSSSSSDEE
- the LOC119492140 gene encoding protein FAM133-like isoform X4 — encoded protein: MSFDLGDAVGGNEKVMPKVAQKDEFDWPWKKDKDKSGSKDKSGSKDKCGSKDKSDKKDKSHKKSKDGDCKDHKKKDKKHKKHKEHKEGGEKSGHSSSSSSSSSSSSSSSSSSSDEE